In Cytobacillus oceanisediminis, the following proteins share a genomic window:
- a CDS encoding MtnX-like HAD-IB family phosphatase yields the protein MKKWAFVSDFDGTISKRDFYLIMMDKYFPEGRILMPKWKAGEIKDIDFLNKVFTSINQDEEQIISDIHSIEIDEYVPDFIEKIQQNGGDFYILSAGTDYYIYHLLKKHRVEHVKVYSNEGHYHEKNVHMNIDKNHQHYSERYGIDKSKVIQDLKKEYETVFFIGDSEPDSHPAEYADITFAKNGLQDLLRKKDISFVPVEEFREVEAYLKDKGILPKE from the coding sequence ATGAAAAAATGGGCTTTTGTCTCAGATTTTGACGGAACAATTTCAAAAAGAGACTTTTATCTGATTATGATGGATAAATATTTTCCGGAGGGGCGCATTCTGATGCCCAAATGGAAGGCTGGAGAGATAAAAGATATCGACTTTTTGAATAAAGTCTTCACTTCCATCAATCAGGATGAAGAACAAATTATCAGCGATATTCATTCAATAGAAATAGATGAATATGTACCTGATTTTATCGAAAAGATTCAGCAGAACGGCGGAGATTTTTATATTTTGAGTGCCGGCACAGACTATTATATTTATCACCTATTAAAGAAACATAGAGTAGAACATGTTAAGGTTTATTCGAATGAAGGGCATTATCATGAGAAGAATGTGCACATGAATATAGATAAGAATCATCAGCATTACTCTGAAAGATATGGCATTGATAAATCGAAAGTCATTCAGGACTTAAAGAAGGAATATGAAACCGTGTTTTTTATTGGGGACAGTGAACCGGATTCCCACCCGGCGGAGTATGCTGACATCACTTTTGCCAAAAACGGACTTCAGGATCTTCTTCGGAAAAAAGACATATCTTTTGTGCCAGTAGAAGAATTTAGAGAAGTGGAAGCTTATTTAAAGGACAAAGGCATATTGCCAAAAGAATAA